The following are encoded in a window of Rissa tridactyla isolate bRisTri1 chromosome 15, bRisTri1.patW.cur.20221130, whole genome shotgun sequence genomic DNA:
- the FSCN2 gene encoding fascin-2 isoform X2 yields MPTNGIHQVLKIQFGLINCEGRYLTAESFGYKVNASAPSLKRKQIWTLEQDEADSSVVFLKSHLGRYLGADKDGKVRCEAEQPGRDERFSIITQSDGRWALQSAPHRRFFGGREDRLSCFAPSVTEGELWTVHLAMHPQANLLSVSRRRYAHLSAHEDEIATDSNLPWGVDALITLCFQDKKYSLRTADERYLRCDGTLVPEPGARTGYTLEFKAGKLAFKDCDGKYLAPTGPTGTLKSGRSSKPGKDELFDLEESHPQVVFMAANGRYVSIRQGVNVSANQDEELNHETFQLQIDRDTNKCSLHTNTGSYWTLVAHGGIQAVATEVAANTMFDIEWRGRRVALRASNGRYVCTKKNGQLAAVSDTVGEDEEFTLKLINRPMLVLRGEHGFVCYHRGSNLLDSNRSIYDVFHISFSDGAYQIRGQGGKFWYVASSGSVCSDGDLSEDFFFEFRERGRVAIKGKNGRYLRGDPAGTLRADSESVLRATLWEY; encoded by the exons ATGCCAACGAATGGGATCCACCAGGTCCTGAAGATCCAGTTCGGGTTGATCAACTGCGAGGGCCGGTACCTGACGGCGGAGAGCTTCGGCTACAAGGTGAACGCCTCGGCACCCAGCCTCAAGCGCAAGCAGATCTGGACGCTGGAGCAGGATGAAGCCGACAGCTCCGTCGTCTTCCTCAAGAGCCACCTGGGCCGGTACCTGGGTGCCGACAAGGACGGGAAGGTGCGGTGCGAGGCCGAGCAGCCCGGGCGGGATGAACGCTTCAGCATCATCACCCAGTCGGACGGGCGCTGGGCGCTGCAGTCGGCCCCGCACCGGCGGTTCTTCGGGGGCCGGGAGGATCGCCTCTCCTGCTTCGCCCCCAGCGTGACGGAGGGCGAGCTCTGGACCGTGCACCTGGCCATGCACCCCCAGGCCAACCTGCTGAGCGTCAGCCGCCGCCGCTACGCCCACCTCAGCGCCCACGAGGACGAGATCGCCACCGACAGCAACCTGCCCTGGGGGGTGGACGCCCTCATCACCCTCTGCTTCCAGGACAAGAAGTACAGCCTGCGCACCGCCGACGAGCGCTACCTGCGCTGCGACGGCACCCTGGTGCCCGAGCCCGGCGCCCGCACGGGCTACACCCTCGAGTTCAAGGCGGGCAAGTTGGCTTTCAAGGACTGCGACGGCAAATACCTGGCGCCCACGGGGCCCACCGGCACCCTCAAGTCCGGCCGTAGCTCCAAGCCGGGCAAAGACGAACTCTTCGACCTGGAGGAGAGTCACCCCCAGGTGGTCTTCATGGCGGCCAACGGCAGATACGTCTCCATCCGGCAGG GCGTCAACGTCTCGGCGAACCAGGACGAGGAGCTGAACCACGAGACCTTCCAGCTCCAGATCGACCGCGACACCAACAAGTGCAGCCTGCACACCAACACCGGCAGCTACTGGACCCTCGTGGCCCATGGGGGCATCCAGGCCGTGGCCACCGAAGT CGCTGCCAACACCATGTTTGACATCGAGTGGCGCGGGCGGCGGGTGGCCCTGCGCGCCAGCAACGGCCGGTACGTCTGCACCAAGAAGAACGGGCAGCTGGCAGCTGTCAGCGACACTGTGG GGGAGGATGAGGAGTTCACCCTGAAGCTGATCAACCGTCCGATGCTGGTGCTGCGAGGCGAGCATGGCTTCGTCTGCTACCACCGCGGCTCCAACCTGCTCGACTCCAACCGCTCCATCTACGACGTCTTCCACATCAGCTTCAGCGACGGCGCCTACCAGATCCGAG GCCAAGGGGGCAAGTTCTGGTACGTGGCGAGCAGCGGCTCGGTGTGCAGCGACGGGGACCTCTCTGAGGATTTCTTCTTCGAGTTCCGGGAGCGGGGACGCGTGGCCATCAAAGGGAAGAACGGCCGGTACCTGCGCGGGGACCCGGCCGGCACCTTGCGTGCTGACAGCGAGTCCGTGCTGCGGGCCACACTCTGGGAATACTGA
- the FSCN2 gene encoding fascin-2 isoform X1, translating into MPTNGIHQVLKIQFGLINCEGRYLTAESFGYKVNASAPSLKRKQIWTLEQDEADSSVVFLKSHLGRYLGADKDGKVRCEAEQPGRDERFSIITQSDGRWALQSAPHRRFFGGREDRLSCFAPSVTEGELWTVHLAMHPQANLLSVSRRRYAHLSAHEDEIATDSNLPWGVDALITLCFQDKKYSLRTADERYLRCDGTLVPEPGARTGYTLEFKAGKLAFKDCDGKYLAPTGPTGTLKSGRSSKPGKDELFDLEESHPQVVFMAANGRYVSIRQGVNVSANQDEELNHETFQLQIDRDTNKCSLHTNTGSYWTLVAHGGIQAVATEVAANTMFDIEWRGRRVALRASNGRYVCTKKNGQLAAVSDTVGKCWVGWGGPGSRAGEDEEFTLKLINRPMLVLRGEHGFVCYHRGSNLLDSNRSIYDVFHISFSDGAYQIRGQGGKFWYVASSGSVCSDGDLSEDFFFEFRERGRVAIKGKNGRYLRGDPAGTLRADSESVLRATLWEY; encoded by the exons ATGCCAACGAATGGGATCCACCAGGTCCTGAAGATCCAGTTCGGGTTGATCAACTGCGAGGGCCGGTACCTGACGGCGGAGAGCTTCGGCTACAAGGTGAACGCCTCGGCACCCAGCCTCAAGCGCAAGCAGATCTGGACGCTGGAGCAGGATGAAGCCGACAGCTCCGTCGTCTTCCTCAAGAGCCACCTGGGCCGGTACCTGGGTGCCGACAAGGACGGGAAGGTGCGGTGCGAGGCCGAGCAGCCCGGGCGGGATGAACGCTTCAGCATCATCACCCAGTCGGACGGGCGCTGGGCGCTGCAGTCGGCCCCGCACCGGCGGTTCTTCGGGGGCCGGGAGGATCGCCTCTCCTGCTTCGCCCCCAGCGTGACGGAGGGCGAGCTCTGGACCGTGCACCTGGCCATGCACCCCCAGGCCAACCTGCTGAGCGTCAGCCGCCGCCGCTACGCCCACCTCAGCGCCCACGAGGACGAGATCGCCACCGACAGCAACCTGCCCTGGGGGGTGGACGCCCTCATCACCCTCTGCTTCCAGGACAAGAAGTACAGCCTGCGCACCGCCGACGAGCGCTACCTGCGCTGCGACGGCACCCTGGTGCCCGAGCCCGGCGCCCGCACGGGCTACACCCTCGAGTTCAAGGCGGGCAAGTTGGCTTTCAAGGACTGCGACGGCAAATACCTGGCGCCCACGGGGCCCACCGGCACCCTCAAGTCCGGCCGTAGCTCCAAGCCGGGCAAAGACGAACTCTTCGACCTGGAGGAGAGTCACCCCCAGGTGGTCTTCATGGCGGCCAACGGCAGATACGTCTCCATCCGGCAGG GCGTCAACGTCTCGGCGAACCAGGACGAGGAGCTGAACCACGAGACCTTCCAGCTCCAGATCGACCGCGACACCAACAAGTGCAGCCTGCACACCAACACCGGCAGCTACTGGACCCTCGTGGCCCATGGGGGCATCCAGGCCGTGGCCACCGAAGT CGCTGCCAACACCATGTTTGACATCGAGTGGCGCGGGCGGCGGGTGGCCCTGCGCGCCAGCAACGGCCGGTACGTCTGCACCAAGAAGAACGGGCAGCTGGCAGCTGTCAGCGACACTGTGGGTAAGTGCTGGgttgggtgggggg GGCCAGGGTCCCGCGCAGGGGAGGATGAGGAGTTCACCCTGAAGCTGATCAACCGTCCGATGCTGGTGCTGCGAGGCGAGCATGGCTTCGTCTGCTACCACCGCGGCTCCAACCTGCTCGACTCCAACCGCTCCATCTACGACGTCTTCCACATCAGCTTCAGCGACGGCGCCTACCAGATCCGAG GCCAAGGGGGCAAGTTCTGGTACGTGGCGAGCAGCGGCTCGGTGTGCAGCGACGGGGACCTCTCTGAGGATTTCTTCTTCGAGTTCCGGGAGCGGGGACGCGTGGCCATCAAAGGGAAGAACGGCCGGTACCTGCGCGGGGACCCGGCCGGCACCTTGCGTGCTGACAGCGAGTCCGTGCTGCGGGCCACACTCTGGGAATACTGA